CATTTGGCTGGACTATCACTTTCGGATACCGTTTCAATTCTCGATAGGTTGGGTGTCGACCGCTGTCGAACGACCGTTCACAACTGGGTTCAGAAGGCCGATCTACAGCCCCTCGATGGCGCCAATCCGGATCACGTCGCGGTTGACGAGACCGTGATCCAGCTCAACGACCAACGGTTCTGGCTGTACGCTGCCGTCGATCCCGACACGAATCGTTTGTTGCACGTGAAGCTCTCTCCGACGAGAAATCAAGCGATTACCGAGATGTTTCTTGCGGAACTCCGCGACAAACATCTCGTCGATGACGCGCTCTTTCTCGTCGATTCCGCACCGTGGCTGCAAGCGGCACTTCACCGACACGGCCTCGATTACAGATACGAAAAACATGGTAATCGGAATGCCGTTGAACGTGTCTTCAGAGAACTAAAACGACGAACTAACCAGTTCTCAAACTGTTTTAGCCACGCCGAAGCAGACACCGTCGAAAATTGGCTTCAAGCGTTCGCCTTCGCATGGAACCAGCTTATCTGAACACTACCGTCGACGGCGGCGCCGGGATCGGCGAGGTGAAGCGGCCGCATGAACCGACCGACCGCGTGACAGGATGGCGACACGCACCACACAGTACTTTTTAACCCTCCTACCATAAGCCAGTGCAACTGAATGCCCGACGCCGACCGCCCCGCCGCGACCCACCCCGACGCCGACCTCGCGTGGTGCCACGAGGCCGTCCAGGGTGTCTCGCGCACCTTCGCGCTGACTGTCGACACCCTCGACGAACCGATGTCGTCATACATCTGCCTCGGCTATCTCGTCTGCCGGATCGCCGACACCGTCGAGGACGCCGACCACATCACCCCCGACGAACAGGCCGCCCTCCTCCGGGAGTTCGACGCCGCCCTCGACCCCGACGACGACACGGACGCCGGCGAGTTCCGCGCGTCGGTCGACCCGCACCTCCCGCCCGCGGACGACCGCTCGGC
This genomic stretch from Halobaculum roseum harbors:
- a CDS encoding IS6 family transposase, encoding MLEIARLDGGSDCFELDFVEREATPEPAMKLGIRLHLAGLSLSDTVSILDRLGVDRCRTTVHNWVQKADLQPLDGANPDHVAVDETVIQLNDQRFWLYAAVDPDTNRLLHVKLSPTRNQAITEMFLAELRDKHLVDDALFLVDSAPWLQAALHRHGLDYRYEKHGNRNAVERVFRELKRRTNQFSNCFSHAEADTVENWLQAFAFAWNQLI